A window of Aromatoleum bremense genomic DNA:
CGGCCGCCGGCTGATGACGCTCGAGCGCGAGGCCCACGACCTCGCCGGCCAGCCGTTCAACCTCGGCTCGCCGAAACAGCTCGGCGAGATCCTGTTCGGCAAGCTCGGGCTGCCGATCGTCAAGAAGACCTCGACCGGCCAGCCGTCGACCGACGAGGAAGTGCTCGCCCAGCTCGCCGACGACTACCCGTTGCCGAAGCTGCTGCTCGAGCACCGCGGGCTTTCGAAGCTGAAGAGTACCTACACCGACAAGCTGCCGCGCATGGTCAATCCGAAGACCGGCCGCGTGCACACGAGCTTCTCGCAGGCGGTCGCGGTCACCGGCCGGCTCGCGAGCTCGGAACCGAACCTGCAGAACATCCCGATCCGCACCGCGGAAGGACGCCGCATCCGCGCCGCGTTCATCGCGCCGCGCGACCACGTCATCGTATCGGCCGACTATTCGCAGATCGAGCTGCGCATCATGGCGCACCTGTCGAATGATGCGCGGCTGCTGCAGTCGTTCGCCGAAGGGGAGGACGTGCACCGCGCGACCGCCGCGGAGATTTTCGGCACGATGCCCGGCGAGGTCACGAGCGAGCAGCGCCGCTACGCGAAAGTCATCAACTTCGGCCTGATCTACGGCATGAGCGCGCACGGCTTGGCGAAGAACCTGGGCCTCGAACGCGCCGCGGCCGCGGCCTACATCGACCGCTACTTCGCGCGCTACCCCGGCGTTGCCGCGTACATGGAACGGACGCGCAGCGAGGCGAGGGCGCGCGGCTACGTCGAGACGGTGTTCGGCCGCCGGCTGTATCTGCCGGAGATCCGCGCGAGCCAGGCCGGGCGCCGCCAGGCCGCCGAGCGCGCGGCGATCAACGCGCCGATGCAGGGCACGGCCGCCGACCTGATCAAGAAGGCGATGATCGCGACACGGCGCTGGCTGGCCGACGCGCAGCTGCGTTCGCGGCTCGTGCTGCAGGTGCACGACGAACTCGTGCTCGAAGTGCCGCGCGACGAACTCGAAACGGTGAAGGCGACGCTGCCCGGTGTGATGGCCGGTGTCGCCGACCTGTCGGTGCCGCTGCTCGTCGAGGTCGGCAGCGGCGACAACTGGGACGAGGCGCATTGAGGACCGGCTGGCCTTCAAGGCCGGGCGATCGTCGATTCTTGCGGTAGTCGGCGTTGCGGATACCGGACCGTTCGGCGATTTGTGCGGGCAAGGTATACTTTCGCCTTTTGTTCGCCTGCACGTCGCCATTTCCGGTAGTCATCGGGCGATGCGAACCATGAGGCCTCCCCCTTGGCTCTGACCATACTCGGATTATCCGGCGCGCTGACCCACGACCCTTCGGCGGCGCTCTATATCGGCGGCCAGCTCGTGGCCGCAGCCGAAGAAGAGCGCTTCGTGCGCGACAAGCACGCGAAGAACCGGATGCCGTACGAAGCGGCGAAGTTCTGCCTCGAGTTCGCCGGCATCGGGCCCGACGACGTCGACGCGGTCGCGATCCCGTTCGCGCCGATCAGCATCATGGAGCCGGCGCGCTGGCACTACGCGAAGCGCTACTGGTACGCCCCCGACCGCGGGCTCGACGCGATCCTGACCGGCAACCGGCGCTTCCACCGCTACAGGAAGCGCATCGAATGGTGCCTGCAGCAGCTCGGCTTCGATCTGAAGAAGACGAAGATCGTGCCCGTCGAACACCACCTCGCGCACGCGTCGAGCGCCTATCACTGCTCCGGCTTCAAGGAGAAGACCGCGATCCTCGGCATCGACGGCAAGGGCGAATACGCGACGACTTTCTTCGGTTACGGCGAGAACGGCCGCATCCACAAGATCAAGGAGTTCTACGACCCCGATTCGCTCGGCGGCCTGTACGGCGCGATCACCGAGTACCTCGGCTTCGAGATGCTCGACGGCGAATACAAGGTCATGGGCATGGCGCCCTACGGCGACCCGGGCAAGTACGACTTCTCGCGCCTGGCGAAATTCGACAACGGCGAGCTCGTCATCGATACCGACTACGCGAACGTGATCGGCTTCCGGCGCTACAAGGAAAACGGCAAGGGCTATTACTTCTCGCCGAAACTCATCGACTGGCTCGGGCCGAAGCGCGCCGGCGACATCGCCGACGAGCCGTACATCCATTACGCCGCGAGCATGCAGAAGCTGTTCGAGGACCTCGCGCTGCAGATGATCGACTACTACCTCGGCGACATCCTGCGCGACACCGGCCGGCTCGCGTTCGCCGGCGGCGGCGCGTTGAACGTCAAGCTCAACCAGAAGATCATCGCGCGCCCCGACGTGCGCGAGCTGTTCGTGCAGCCGGCGTCCGGCGATTCGGGCACTGCCGTCGGCGCTGC
This region includes:
- a CDS encoding carbamoyltransferase family protein, yielding MALTILGLSGALTHDPSAALYIGGQLVAAAEEERFVRDKHAKNRMPYEAAKFCLEFAGIGPDDVDAVAIPFAPISIMEPARWHYAKRYWYAPDRGLDAILTGNRRFHRYRKRIEWCLQQLGFDLKKTKIVPVEHHLAHASSAYHCSGFKEKTAILGIDGKGEYATTFFGYGENGRIHKIKEFYDPDSLGGLYGAITEYLGFEMLDGEYKVMGMAPYGDPGKYDFSRLAKFDNGELVIDTDYANVIGFRRYKENGKGYYFSPKLIDWLGPKRAGDIADEPYIHYAASMQKLFEDLALQMIDYYLGDILRDTGRLAFAGGGALNVKLNQKIIARPDVRELFVQPASGDSGTAVGAASYVSVARGVPVEKMEHVYLGPRYTNEEVIAACAKHPAQPQWQKIANGDAEVPARIAKILADGNPVAWFQGRMEFGPRALGGRSILGCPSAAGVADRINEQIKFRERWRPFCPSMLDTVGPQMLQTDHPAPFMTFTFEVADEWKRRVPEVVHEDGTSRAQVLKREFNPRYYDLMLELEKLTGNGVVLNTSLNRRGEPMICSPTDALNMFFGSDLQYLVMEDVLVVKTEAEDAVG